Below is a genomic region from Kiritimatiellia bacterium.
TTTTTTCAGCTCCGCCAGCCCGTCCTTGCTCCGCGCCGAAATAAAAAGCGCCCCCGGAAACGCGCGGGCCAATTCGTCCTGATCCTTGATGCGGTCGGTTTTGTTCATCAACAGCAGCCGCGGAATCCGCCCCGCCCCCATTTCCTCCAGGGTTTTATAAACCACGCTGATTTGTTCGCGGACATGGCCATGGGCGGCATCCGCCACAACCAGAAGCATATCCGACTCGCGTATTTCTTCAAGCGTTGAACGAAATGAAGCCACCAGGCCGGGCGGCAGATGGCGGATGAAGCCGACCGTGTCGG
It encodes:
- a CDS encoding GTPase HflX, coding for DTVGFIRHLPPGLVASFRSTLEEIRESDMLLVVADAAHGHVREQISVVYKTLEEMGAGRIPRLLLMNKTDRIKDQDELARAFPGALFISARSKDGLAELKKTMAGMIPAAG